In a single window of the Tautonia rosea genome:
- the tilS gene encoding tRNA lysidine(34) synthetase TilS: MTTDPAFAVRHRVRSFLGRWRRRTGGSGIVLAVSGGGDSVALLRASCEVAEELGLRLSVAHLHHGARGEEADRDAQFVTELASQLGLPMDLGHWRPERAAHFEADARQARYGWLLDIARQRSAQAVAVGHTSDDQAETVLHRIVRGTGIRGLAGIPPRRHLAEGVELIRPLLTTTRDEARASLNALEQPWQDDASNADVNRTRTLIRHEMLPKLATINPKVREALNRLAQSSRDAARQTERQAASLARAIVVTIEPFEITLRRDRLAAFPRSVRVEILRVVWRRAGWPERSMSSDRWQRMAALVTRDQGRYAIGAGVDLLLGPERVRLVPQAPVHAPSTPPASALLPIPGTEVWADCRIVSEIDPAPETPSDERIDLDALDPFLDASGAHLVISTPLPGDRFAPLGMGGRSMTLTDFLRGRRVPLGDRGRVPVVRDRRGVIWVVGHRIADRVRRTPGTRRVLGLRREAVGP, from the coding sequence ATGACGACTGACCCTGCCTTCGCCGTTCGCCATCGTGTCCGATCGTTCCTCGGCCGATGGCGGCGCAGGACGGGGGGCTCGGGGATCGTCCTCGCCGTCTCGGGAGGGGGCGATAGCGTGGCCCTCTTGAGAGCCTCGTGCGAGGTGGCGGAGGAACTCGGCCTGCGGCTTTCGGTCGCCCATCTGCACCACGGAGCCCGCGGCGAGGAAGCCGACCGCGATGCCCAGTTCGTGACCGAGCTGGCCAGTCAGCTTGGTCTGCCGATGGATCTGGGCCACTGGCGGCCGGAGCGGGCGGCCCACTTCGAGGCCGATGCCCGACAGGCCCGCTACGGTTGGCTGCTCGACATCGCCCGGCAACGCTCGGCTCAGGCCGTGGCCGTCGGTCACACGAGCGACGATCAGGCCGAAACGGTTCTCCACCGGATCGTCCGAGGGACCGGGATTCGAGGCCTGGCGGGCATTCCTCCTCGCCGACACCTGGCCGAGGGAGTCGAGCTGATCCGCCCCTTGCTCACAACCACTCGCGACGAGGCCCGTGCCTCTCTCAACGCCCTCGAACAGCCCTGGCAAGACGATGCGAGCAATGCCGATGTGAACCGAACCCGGACCTTGATCCGTCATGAGATGCTGCCGAAGCTCGCCACCATCAACCCGAAGGTCCGCGAGGCGCTCAACCGGCTCGCTCAGAGCAGCCGAGACGCCGCCCGCCAGACCGAACGGCAGGCTGCCAGCCTGGCCCGAGCGATTGTGGTGACGATCGAGCCGTTCGAGATCACCCTGAGACGCGATCGGCTGGCCGCCTTTCCCCGGTCGGTCCGGGTCGAGATCCTTCGCGTCGTCTGGCGTCGGGCCGGATGGCCCGAGCGGTCGATGTCGAGCGATCGCTGGCAGCGGATGGCGGCGCTGGTCACTCGCGATCAGGGAAGATATGCGATCGGGGCCGGGGTCGATCTGCTCCTCGGTCCCGAGCGGGTCCGGCTCGTTCCTCAGGCCCCGGTCCATGCCCCCTCGACTCCTCCCGCCTCGGCCCTTTTGCCGATTCCCGGAACCGAGGTCTGGGCCGATTGCCGGATCGTCTCCGAGATCGACCCCGCCCCCGAAACTCCCAGCGACGAGCGGATCGACCTCGACGCGCTGGACCCGTTCCTCGATGCCTCGGGGGCGCATCTGGTCATCAGCACCCCGCTGCCGGGCGACCGCTTCGCGCCGCTCGGCATGGGGGGACGATCCATGACCCTGACCGACTTCTTGAGGGGCCGTCGCGTTCCCCTCGGGGATCGCGGCCGGGTTCCCGTGGTCCGGGATCGTCGTGGGGTGATCTGGGTCGTCGGCCACCGGATCGCCGATCGGGTCCGTCGCACCCCGGGAACCCGGCGAGTGCTTGGTCTGCGCCGCGAGGCGGTCGGCCCCTGA
- a CDS encoding PAC2 family protein translates to MADEIKLHKPWMVAVWPGMGHVAISAGYYLMAKLGMHMVAEFQAEELFDVEYVEVKRGLIRTGRLPRSRFFAWHDPEERHDLIVFIGEAQPPRGKLAFCRRLIEFAKEMGVERVFTFASMATQMHPSHESRTFGAATDQTTLDELTQLELTMLDDGHISGLNGVLLGVAAEAGLPGTCLLGEMPQIFAQLPFPKAALGVLEVFSTIAKIQLDLTELAEQAVDVEQRLGELLNLSEHAIESPHQESSAEEEAFLGPDGPDESEEETVTADDRKRIEHLFEESTRDRSKAYELKRELDRLGIYAEYEDRFLDLFKR, encoded by the coding sequence ATGGCCGACGAGATCAAATTACACAAGCCCTGGATGGTCGCCGTCTGGCCGGGAATGGGCCATGTGGCGATCAGCGCCGGCTATTACCTGATGGCCAAGCTCGGCATGCACATGGTGGCCGAGTTCCAGGCCGAAGAACTGTTCGACGTCGAGTACGTCGAGGTCAAGCGCGGTCTGATTCGCACCGGTCGGCTGCCCCGGAGCCGCTTCTTCGCCTGGCACGATCCGGAAGAGCGGCACGATCTGATCGTCTTCATCGGCGAGGCTCAGCCGCCGAGGGGCAAGCTGGCCTTCTGCCGTCGCCTGATCGAGTTTGCCAAGGAGATGGGGGTCGAGCGGGTCTTCACCTTCGCCTCGATGGCCACACAGATGCACCCCTCGCACGAGTCGCGGACCTTTGGCGCGGCCACCGATCAGACGACGCTCGACGAGCTGACGCAACTGGAACTGACGATGCTCGATGACGGGCACATCAGCGGGCTCAACGGCGTCTTGCTCGGGGTTGCCGCCGAGGCCGGATTGCCGGGCACCTGCCTGCTGGGAGAGATGCCGCAAATCTTCGCTCAGCTTCCGTTTCCGAAGGCCGCGCTCGGTGTGCTGGAAGTCTTCTCGACGATCGCCAAGATTCAGCTCGATCTGACCGAGCTGGCCGAACAGGCGGTCGATGTCGAGCAACGGCTCGGCGAGCTGCTCAACCTGAGCGAGCACGCAATCGAATCCCCGCACCAGGAATCCTCTGCCGAGGAGGAGGCGTTCCTCGGCCCGGACGGTCCTGACGAATCTGAAGAGGAGACCGTCACCGCCGACGACCGCAAGCGCATCGAGCACCTGTTCGAAGAATCGACCCGCGATCGTTCGAAAGCCTACGAACTGAAGCGAGAGCTTGATCGCCTGGGAATTTACGCCGAATATGAAGACCGCTTCCTCGATCTGTTCAAACGTTGA
- a CDS encoding YaiI/YqxD family protein — protein sequence MAIYVDADACPVKDEVYRVARRYGETVRVVANAPLRVPEHDQIELVVVRGGFEAADDWIAEQIGPGDLVVTADIPLADRCLKAGARALGPKGYPFTDDSIGERLATRAILDQLRQAGQYGGGPSAFAKTDRSRFLGKLDEMLVAIRKEREREARRAPGSGSDQGRPGGPM from the coding sequence ATGGCCATTTACGTTGACGCCGATGCCTGCCCGGTCAAGGACGAGGTCTACCGGGTCGCCCGGCGTTATGGCGAAACCGTCCGGGTCGTGGCCAATGCGCCGCTCCGGGTGCCCGAGCACGATCAGATTGAGCTGGTCGTCGTCCGAGGCGGCTTCGAGGCGGCCGACGACTGGATCGCCGAGCAGATCGGCCCGGGCGATCTGGTCGTCACGGCCGACATTCCCCTGGCCGATCGCTGCCTGAAGGCCGGCGCCCGCGCGTTGGGACCGAAAGGCTACCCGTTCACCGACGACTCGATCGGCGAGCGGCTGGCCACCCGGGCGATCCTCGACCAGCTTCGCCAGGCCGGGCAGTACGGCGGCGGGCCTTCGGCCTTTGCCAAGACCGATCGCTCGCGCTTCCTGGGCAAGCTCGACGAAATGCTCGTCGCCATTCGCAAGGAACGGGAACGTGAAGCCCGCCGAGCCCCCGGCTCCGGCTCCGATCAAGGGCGGCCCGGCGGGCCGATGTAG
- a CDS encoding DUF1571 domain-containing protein: MTDALHRLITFRQYRKRALALCLAPVALVFVARWMIAAPLDAAGSFASLSEEPADRVAVPLDPSEQPEPLDESSTSWPLDALEGPRAKQLLNRALADLVTRLETLSGYEATIWRHERVNGRWLMEQTLQLKVRHEPVSVYMKDIGRPKGCEIIYVDGLRNGKLITHTGGGLLGMFLPPIEVEPHSSLAMSQSRFPITEAGVLPVARMLLSHVQRALHDLDASVTLDRITDDEGQPLYRSLHHYASASPDRPFARFEVHYDPETLLPRAYSFHDWPDAPGAEPVLGGRYVIETFDPSIVLSDEDFDPTNPGYNFR, translated from the coding sequence ATGACTGACGCGCTCCATCGCCTCATCACCTTTCGGCAATACCGCAAACGAGCCCTGGCCCTCTGCCTGGCGCCCGTGGCGCTGGTCTTCGTGGCCCGCTGGATGATCGCGGCACCACTGGACGCCGCCGGATCGTTCGCGAGCCTCTCGGAGGAACCGGCCGATCGGGTCGCGGTCCCTCTGGACCCGAGCGAACAACCAGAGCCGCTCGACGAAAGCTCCACGTCCTGGCCCCTCGACGCGCTGGAAGGCCCCAGAGCCAAGCAGCTCCTCAACCGCGCCCTGGCCGATCTGGTCACCCGGCTCGAAACCCTCAGCGGGTACGAGGCAACCATCTGGCGCCACGAACGCGTCAACGGCCGATGGCTCATGGAGCAGACCCTCCAGTTGAAAGTCCGCCACGAGCCCGTCTCGGTTTACATGAAGGACATCGGCCGCCCCAAAGGTTGCGAAATCATCTACGTCGATGGCCTGCGCAACGGCAAGCTTATCACGCACACCGGGGGGGGCTTGCTCGGCATGTTCCTGCCGCCGATCGAGGTCGAGCCGCACTCGAGCCTGGCGATGTCGCAGAGCCGGTTCCCGATCACCGAGGCCGGCGTCCTTCCCGTCGCCCGGATGCTCTTGAGCCACGTGCAACGCGCCCTGCACGATCTCGACGCCTCAGTCACGCTCGACCGGATCACCGACGACGAGGGCCAGCCCCTCTACCGATCGCTCCATCACTACGCCTCCGCCTCGCCCGATCGCCCCTTCGCTCGCTTCGAGGTCCACTACGATCCCGAAACCCTCCTGCCTCGTGCCTACTCCTTTCACGACTGGCCCGACGCTCCCGGCGCAGAGCCCGTCCTGGGTGGCCGCTACGTCATCGAGACGTTCGACCCGAGCATCGTCCTGAGCGACGAGGACTTCGACCCGACGAACCCCGGCTACAACTTCCGCTGA
- a CDS encoding M1 family metallopeptidase has product MRPMIRTLLRPSAAMTSILAALLMVSPSSAQIKNEKYTQEDKFRQLEEVLPTPNEARTASGAPGKGYWQQRADHVIDVELDDENRRIIGRETITYTNASPDTLKYVWLQLDPNIFRPDADAVTTETAPGFGDRVSFNALKGILARQTFDGGVTIESVEASSGEALDYTINKTMMRIDLPNPLRTGEQFVFSIAWNYAINDSSVIGGRTGYEYFEEDGNCIYEIAQWFPRMAAYTDVNGWQHKQYLGRGEFTLEFGDYLVRITVPDDHVVSSTGVLVNPEDVLKPEWIERLKEAETAEKPVFIVTPEEAKANEKSKPSGKKTWIFRAENVRDFAFASSRKFIWDAQGHDVGGNKVMAMSFYPNEGEPLWSQYSTASIIHTLNVYSRYTFDYPYPIAQSVNGPVGGMEYPMICFNGPRPEKDGTYSDRTKYALISVIIHEVGHNYFPMIVNSDERQWTWMDEGINTFLQYLSEQEWEENYPSRRGEPQDIVSYMRSTQQVPIMTNSETILQFGPNAYAKPATALNILRESILGRDLFDYAFKEYAQRWKFKRPMPADLFRTMEDATGTDLDWFFHGWFYTTDHVDLSLDNLTLYTIDTGDPEVRKALARKAREEAPTTLSQARNKELPKFVDEKPELKDFYNEYDDLAVTKDEKEAFERFLASLTDEEKELLATKAHFSIVELSNVGGLVMPVILELTFEDDSTEEVRIPAEIWRRNAERVTKLLITEKPVVSITLDPYLETADIDLENNHWPRRPTPSRFQLFKSQGRGSGENPMQKARKAEQKKDASDGETSEEKPSEDREAPDGE; this is encoded by the coding sequence ATGCGCCCCATGATCCGAACACTCCTCCGCCCTTCCGCGGCCATGACCTCGATCCTTGCCGCTCTCTTGATGGTCTCGCCGTCCTCGGCTCAGATCAAGAACGAGAAATACACTCAGGAAGACAAATTCCGACAGCTTGAGGAAGTGCTCCCCACGCCCAACGAGGCCCGCACTGCCTCCGGGGCGCCGGGCAAGGGCTACTGGCAGCAGCGGGCCGATCACGTCATCGACGTCGAACTCGACGACGAGAACCGCCGGATCATCGGCCGAGAGACGATCACCTACACCAACGCCTCCCCCGACACCCTCAAGTATGTCTGGCTCCAGCTCGATCCGAACATCTTCCGCCCCGACGCCGACGCCGTGACCACCGAAACCGCCCCCGGCTTCGGCGATCGCGTCTCGTTCAATGCGCTCAAGGGCATCCTCGCGCGTCAGACCTTTGATGGTGGTGTCACGATCGAATCGGTCGAGGCCTCCTCGGGCGAGGCGCTCGACTACACCATCAACAAGACAATGATGCGCATCGATCTGCCGAACCCCCTGCGCACCGGTGAGCAGTTCGTCTTCTCGATCGCCTGGAACTACGCCATCAACGATTCGAGTGTCATCGGCGGCCGAACCGGCTACGAGTACTTCGAGGAAGACGGCAACTGCATCTACGAGATCGCCCAGTGGTTCCCCCGCATGGCCGCCTACACCGACGTCAACGGCTGGCAGCACAAGCAGTATCTCGGCCGCGGCGAATTCACCCTCGAATTCGGCGACTACCTCGTGCGGATCACCGTGCCCGACGACCACGTCGTCTCCTCGACCGGCGTGCTCGTCAATCCTGAAGACGTGCTCAAGCCCGAATGGATCGAGCGCCTCAAGGAAGCCGAAACCGCCGAGAAACCCGTCTTCATCGTCACCCCCGAGGAAGCGAAGGCAAACGAGAAGTCCAAGCCCAGCGGCAAGAAGACCTGGATCTTCCGCGCCGAGAACGTCCGCGACTTCGCCTTCGCCTCCTCCCGCAAGTTCATCTGGGACGCTCAGGGGCACGATGTCGGTGGCAACAAGGTCATGGCCATGAGCTTCTACCCGAACGAGGGGGAACCGCTCTGGAGCCAGTACTCGACCGCCTCGATCATCCACACCCTGAACGTCTACTCACGCTACACGTTCGATTATCCGTACCCGATCGCCCAGTCGGTCAACGGGCCGGTCGGCGGCATGGAATATCCGATGATCTGCTTCAACGGCCCGAGGCCCGAGAAGGACGGCACCTATTCCGACCGCACCAAGTACGCGTTGATCTCGGTCATCATCCACGAAGTCGGGCATAACTACTTCCCGATGATCGTCAACAGCGACGAGCGCCAGTGGACCTGGATGGACGAAGGAATCAACACCTTCTTGCAGTATCTTTCCGAACAGGAGTGGGAAGAGAACTACCCCTCTCGCCGAGGCGAGCCGCAGGACATCGTCTCCTACATGCGCAGCACCCAGCAGGTGCCGATCATGACCAACAGCGAGACGATCCTCCAGTTCGGCCCCAACGCCTACGCCAAGCCGGCCACGGCGCTCAACATCCTCCGCGAGAGCATCCTCGGCCGCGACCTGTTCGACTACGCCTTCAAGGAGTACGCCCAGCGCTGGAAGTTCAAGCGGCCGATGCCCGCCGACCTCTTCCGCACGATGGAAGACGCCACCGGCACCGACCTCGACTGGTTCTTCCACGGCTGGTTCTACACCACCGATCACGTCGACCTGTCGCTCGACAACCTTACCCTCTACACCATCGACACCGGCGATCCCGAGGTCCGCAAGGCCCTCGCCCGCAAGGCCCGAGAGGAGGCCCCCACCACCCTCTCCCAGGCCCGCAACAAGGAGCTGCCCAAGTTCGTCGACGAGAAGCCTGAGCTGAAGGACTTCTACAACGAGTACGACGACCTCGCCGTCACCAAGGATGAAAAGGAGGCCTTCGAGCGCTTCCTCGCCAGCCTCACCGACGAGGAAAAAGAGCTGCTCGCCACCAAGGCCCACTTCTCGATCGTCGAGCTCTCCAACGTCGGCGGCCTGGTCATGCCCGTCATCCTCGAACTGACCTTCGAGGACGACTCGACCGAGGAGGTCCGCATCCCCGCCGAGATCTGGCGACGCAACGCCGAGCGCGTGACCAAGCTCCTCATCACCGAGAAGCCGGTCGTCTCGATCACCCTCGACCCCTACCTCGAAACCGCCGACATCGACCTCGAAAACAACCACTGGCCCCGCCGCCCCACCCCCTCCCGCTTCCAGCTCTTCAAGTCCCAGGGTCGCGGCTCCGGCGAGAACCCCATGCAGAAGGCCCGCAAGGCCGAGCAGAAGAAGGACGCGTCGGACGGCGAGACGTCCGAGGAAAAGCCCTCCGAGGACCGCGAAGCTCCCGACGGCGAGTGA